The genomic segment AGCTCTTGCAAATTACCTTTTTTGATCATTGACTGTATTTTTGAGGTTtaagttacataatgtttttctttagttttaatttgcctAACTATTGATCTGACCCTGTAGACGCCATAATcccactctgtctctctcccgctttcctttcctatttttttttttttgtaatggtgGGCGTTTAATAAGTTGGTTAGAGCAGAGCTGATTGGGGAGAATGGAGGTGTGCTCACTATATTGGTTAGTAAGACTgcacttactacacagagctgtagttcgctgacaagctacgcaatattgtgTTCATAACCAAATGtaattcatctgcgattatgatgCGATATTGTGTAACTTGTCAGCGAACtgcagctctgtgtagtaagtgcagctccatttgaaagcagctgatggacatttaccactaatcacagaaccagctttactgacgagacatgcattacaatcacatgcgattaatcCTGCAGCACTAGTCCTATTTTAACTTATTTGCCACGTCATTGTTTGATACAAATTATTCAGTCTTCGTTGATATCAGCTGTGTATAACAGCAAAACAGAATATCAACGCTGCACTTCAATATTATAAAGTCATCCTTAAAATGAGGCTGCTTGGTTTTTTTGCTTGCTGGCAGAACAGCTTTGGATGATTGTGTCATTGTTCCCATAGTTTGTTCATAGTATTTTGGCACATATGTGCACATATGTGATCACACCTTAAAGAGAATGaatgttttgagttttgaaaattACTTTGTTTCAAAAACAGAGACAATTTAAAGAATTTTATTATCTATTAAAGAACAATTTGACCTCTCAGTGCATGACCCCATTTCATTCTTCTTTGGGTTGATAGTGTTTTGTCTTTGGGGAAACATATAAACTATGcagtgattttattattttttaaccaatatatatttttaactattgtgaTCTTTCCTAAATAACTGTATTGTGAATGTCTAAATtgtgtttgttaacaggagcaatcGAACCAGGGCAACAAGGACTGGAGTGATCTGGATGAGAGCGAAGGCTCAGTCTTTGTTCCTTCAGTGGAGGAGTCTACTGATGATGAAGACCTCGATTCAGAAGAGTCCCAGCTTGAAAAGACCATTCGAAAGACTGTAAAAGAcacaatatttaatacatttgaagaAGTCAAGAAGGCAAAGCAAAAAACTCCAAGAAAGAAGGCTAAGCAAAAAAGTCCAAGAAAAATGACAATCAAAACAAGTCAGCGAGATCCTAAAGGCAAACGAACGTGGAACAAAAAACAGTACTGTGTCTTCTGTGAAAAGGCACAAAGCAAGCTTGCTAGACATCTTGAAAGAAGTCATTCCAATGAAACAGAAGTTGCTAAAGCCTTTAGTTTTCCCAAACGTTCAAAGGAACGCAGGATTCTTCTGGAACAGCTCCGGAACCAGGGTAATTATTATCATAACATCAAAGTCTTGGAAACCGGACGTGGAGAGATCATTACCTGGAGACAACCGACTGAAGATGCAGACATTTCTGAGTTCCTTCCCTGCCCGGATTGTCTGGCGTTCTTCATGAAGAAAGACCTGTGGAAACACTCTAAGACGTGTCGAGGACAGCGGGATGTGAAGAGAAGCAGAGGAGAGCGAGTGAGATCAGCTGCAGTCTGTCTGATACCAACACCTGCACAGTGCTCTGCTGGCATCAGCTCTCTCCTACAAGCTATGAGACAAGATGAAATCTCAGAAACAATCATGAAGGACAGTTTGATCTGTCTCTACGGTGAATCACTTTATACAAAGTGCGGTCATGATAAGTCACAGCATcagtatatcattcaaaagaTGAGAGAGCTGGCCAGGTTTATGATCGAAGTGAAGTCCAGATCCAGAGAAGTGAGTAACCTTACACAGCTCTGTAACCCTGAGAACTTTCTCCTAGCCATCGCCGCTTGTAAAGAAGTCAGCAGCTATCAACCAGATTTAAATACGTTTAAAACCCCGTCCCTCGCTCTGAAGATCGGATACTCGCTGAAGAAAGCCTGTCAGCTCAGTTTGGGACAGAGTTTAATGGCAGGGGACAGAGACGCTGAGAAGAAGCTGAAAAACTTCATCAAGCTCATTGACAGTCATTGGCGTACCAACATTTCGAGTCAAGCCCTCAACACCTTGCAGCAGAGCAAGTGGAACAAGGGAGACACCATCCCTCTCACAGAAGATGTTGTGGCTCTACAAAAGCATCTCAAGAGTGTGGAGCAGGTCTCAAAAGACAAACTCAAAGAGAACGTGAATGGCGCAGAGTGGAAAATCTTGGCTGAGACGTTACTCTGTCAAATAATTCTTTTTAATCGGAGACGTGAAGGTGAGGCATCCAAACTGCTCCTTGCATCATACGTGAATCGAAACGTTAAGCCTCCTAATGAAGATGTGGTCAAATCTCTGACTAAATTAGAGCGGGAGCTGTGCAATGAGCTGACTCGATTAGAGATCCGAGGGAAGAGAGGTAAGAAAGTGCCTGTCCTGCTGACCAAGGACATGCTGGAGTCCATGGACCTGCTGAATGAAAGCAGGAGCACAGTGGGCATCAGCGAAGCCAATCCTTACGTTTTTGCAAGACTGGGGGCTTTAACGCACATCCGCGGATCAGACTGTTTGAGAAAGTTTTCCAAGACGTGTGGCGCAAAAGACCCCAGGAGCCTTACGTCGACCAAATTAAGGAAACAAATAGCTACTCTGAGTCAGATcatgaatttaaaaaacaatgaaCTCGACCAATTGGCCAAATTCCTGGGACACGACATTAGAGTGCACCGCGAGTATTACAGACTGTCCGAGAATACAATCCAACTCGCTAAAGTTAGCAAGCTGCTTTTGTCTCTAGAAAAGGGATCTGACTGTTACAAAGGAAAATCTTTGGAAGAGATTACATTTAGTACAGAGGGTGAGTAAAACTTATCTGGATTTTTACACTTCAGTGATTATACTAaatgtattgcatctgtttttatgttgttttgtatttGACATCTTTAATCATGTGCTTCACAGAGACTGAAAATGACAGAAGCCCTGCTTCCGGAGGCCTGCGAGAGCATGAATGCAGAACCACAGAAGAAGGTCAGCACTGAAGGATCTGTTGGTTAGCTTAGAGGCCATATTCAACCGGTCGCTGATTTAAAATCTGCAAGAAACAGTCCACAACCATAGAGTCCTGGAGTAAAACATATTCGACTCTGTCTTAACTTCAAAGTGAtcgttcaaccaaaaatgtaaattctgctgTCATGTCCTCACCCTCGAGTCCCAAACCTGCATGAATTTCTTTGTTCAGTGGAACACTAAATATTtcaaagaatgtttgtaaccaaaccaTTTTGGGGAACCACTGAATAAATAGGAGAATAAATACAACGGAAGTTGTGGAAAATTCTTTTAAAAAACCCTCTAAAGTCCAGGTAATTCATATTCACCAATAGACTATTATTACCTGTAACTCCCTACAGAAGTCAAtggtttggttacaaacatttcaTCAATATATCTGCCCTTTCCCCTGAACAGAAGAACGTGCAGCAGTCTCAAACAACTTTATccacatatatattatatcaaaTCCACAAATATGTGTGAAGAACCAAAGCAAAGATCAGTTATCACGATTAGAAGATCTGTCATCTGTTAAATAATCTCAAGGACTGAGCCCCTGCTTTAGACAaaatataaaactgttttgaTACGCATTGACTGATTTACAGCATCACCTTTGCTTAGAAAGAAATTGTGTGTTTGTTATGATCGTTAGAAACCATTTTTGCTTCTAAACAGACAGTTTTGGCACGTGATTTAACTTGCACTGTTGTGATCTCTAGATGCTTCAGAGAAAGATGAAGAACCCTCTACCTCAGTAAAGACAGTCAAGCGAAAGCGTCGCGTCACAGAAACTGGTAAGCAGTCAGAAGATCGGTTAGACACGTGATTGTAGAATATGTCTGTTCATTTATCATCTCATCCACAGACAGTTTTGGCACGTGATTTAACTTGTACTGTTGTGATCTCCAGACGGTTTACAGAAAGAAGATGAAGAACTCTCTACCTCAGTAAAGACAGTCAAGCGCAAGCGTCACGTCACAGAAACTGGTAAGCAGTCAGTATATCGGTTAGACATGTGATTTTAGGGTTGGGTACCATTTAAATGTTAACCGGTATGTTACCGGTATCTGTGCCTGAGATTTGGTGCCGGTACTTAACAGTAGCTTTTTACACTATTTTACTCTCTGtgtaataacaaaaacatttatttcagggGAAAAAAGCCCAGAACAGTTTATTTCATTTGAGTTTTCCCTCTTTTCCTCGCTTCTCTATTAAATAACTTgtaaaatttctttttttactttcaaattaGAAGCAATTTGCTGTAGATTCAGTTTTATTACAAAATACAGCGCCAAACTCatagaacttttattaacaaaactaataaaaataaaccatgctATATGCCTTatataaatgaacaaattatttaGGCTTATGCAACGTTTACTGGGTAGGTGTTGGGCTGTGATGGTGGTTGTCAGGTTTGGGGGGGGCTTAGTTTCTGTAATCTGGCCAAATACAATTTACTGTCGGGGATTTGTGTCGCGTCGTGCTGTATCCAGTGTAGCAGCACCCATAGATTATAACGATCATCTGGGTCTGCGCTGTGTTGTGTTTGAACGAGTAGCAGGAGTGACATCACACcacagagtctctctctctctctctctctctctgtaacttATGAACAGATGTGATCTTAGTTACCAAGATTTGGCACAGATTGATTTAATGTGAATCTGTAATCAGTAGTACCGACGCAAATTGGTCCGTACCCTTAAAAGTACAGAATTTGGTACCCAACCTTAGTTATTATAGACTCAGCATTTTCATTTATCACTCAGTtctgacatgtttttttatttatttttttaactgttgtaATCTCCAGTCGCCTCAGAGAAAGATGAACAACCCACTTCCTCAGTGAAGACAGTCAAGCGCAAGCGTCGCGTCACAGAATCTGgtaagtacaggtgcatctcaataatcagaagttaatttatttcagtaattcaactcaaattgtgaaactcatgtattaaattaagtcaatgcacacagactgaagtagtttaagtcttttgttcttttaattgtgatgattttggctcatatttaacaaaaacccaccaattcactatcttaaattagaatacttcataagaccaatacaaaaacatttttagtcaattgttggccttctggaaagtatgttcatgtactgtacatgtactcagtactcggtaggggctccttttgctttaattactgcctcagttcagcgtggcgtggaggtgatcagtttgtggcactgctgaggtggtctgaagcCCAGTTTTctctgacagtggccttcagctcatctgcattgtttggtctcttgtttctcatcttcctcttgacaataccccatagattcccctggggttcaggtctggtgagtttgctggtgaGTAAAGCACACCAACAACTagatcatttaaccaacttttggtgcttttggcagtgtgggctggtgccaaatcctgctggaaaatgaatcagcttcttcaaaaagctggtcagcagaaggaagcatgaagtactctgagatttcttggtaaacggggggagggactttggttttcaaaaaacacaatggaccaacaccagcagatgacattgcaccccaaatcatcacagactgtggaaacttaacactggacttcaagcaactttggctatgagcttctccacacttcctccagactctaggagcttggtttccaaatgaaacacaaaacttgctctcatctgaaaagaggactttggaccactgagcaacagtccagttcttctcttagcccaggtaagacgcctctgaggTTGTCTGTGAttcagtaaatctcttgacacgtctgtgtgtagtggttcttggtgccttgacccc from the Carassius gibelio isolate Cgi1373 ecotype wild population from Czech Republic chromosome A15, carGib1.2-hapl.c, whole genome shotgun sequence genome contains:
- the LOC128029022 gene encoding uncharacterized protein LOC128029022, with amino-acid sequence MKTSHQDGQKRDEEDLDGQKRDEEDLDGQKRDEEDLDGQKRDEEDLDGQKRDEEDQDGQNDFIQEICIEEQSNQGNKDWSDLDESEGSVFVPSVEESTDDEDLDSEESQLEKTIRKTVKDTIFNTFEEVKKAKQKTPRKKAKQKSPRKMTIKTSQRDPKGKRTWNKKQYCVFCEKAQSKLARHLERSHSNETEVAKAFSFPKRSKERRILLEQLRNQGNYYHNIKVLETGRGEIITWRQPTEDADISEFLPCPDCLAFFMKKDLWKHSKTCRGQRDVKRSRGERVRSAAVCLIPTPAQCSAGISSLLQAMRQDEISETIMKDSLICLYGESLYTKCGHDKSQHQYIIQKMRELARFMIEVKSRSREVSNLTQLCNPENFLLAIAACKEVSSYQPDLNTFKTPSLALKIGYSLKKACQLSLGQSLMAGDRDAEKKLKNFIKLIDSHWRTNISSQALNTLQQSKWNKGDTIPLTEDVVALQKHLKSVEQVSKDKLKENVNGAEWKILAETLLCQIILFNRRREGEASKLLLASYVNRNVKPPNEDVVKSLTKLERELCNELTRLEIRGKRGKKVPVLLTKDMLESMDLLNESRSTVGISEANPYVFARLGALTHIRGSDCLRKFSKTCGAKDPRSLTSTKLRKQIATLSQIMNLKNNELDQLAKFLGHDIRVHREYYRLSENTIQLAKVSKLLLSLEKGSDCYKGKSLEEITFSTEETENDRSPASGGLREHECRTTEEDASEKDEEPSTSVKTVKRKRRVTETDGLQKEDEELSTSVKTVKRKRHVTETGKQSVYRLDM